Genomic DNA from Thiosocius teredinicola:
TCCGGGTGGGCATGGCCGAGGTTGGTCACTGAGATGCCGCACAATGCATCCAGGTATTCCTTGCCGTCGGTGTCCCACACGCGCGCACCTTCACCACGTGAGAACGTCACGGGCAGGCGATTGTAGGTGCTCATCAAGTGCGTCATGGGGATGTAGGCCCGCCTTCAGGGAGAAGGAGCGGTCGTCTGTAGAACGTAGCTCGGTCGTCGGAATCCGCGCTTCTCCAAAAAAACAAAAAGGCAGCCCCGGTCGCGGGGACCACCTTCGCCATTGATGCCGCTCTGGCAGCAAAGGCGGAACCCTACCAGCACTTTTTATTACTGGCAAGACTGCCGACAGGAACAAAAAACCCGGCCGAGGCCGGGTTTCGCGGAGCTTGAGAAGTTGCTCAGCCGCCGAAGTTCGAGGCGACAAAGTCCCAGTTCACCAGCTTCCAGATCTCTTCGAGATACTTCGGACGCGCGTTGCGGTAGTCGATGTAGTAGGCGTGCTCCCATACATCGACCGTCAGCAGGGCGGTTTTGCCGTCGGTCATCGGGGTGGCTGCATTCGAGGTATTGACGATCTCGACGCTGCCGTCTGAATTCTTGACCAGCCAGGTCCAGCCCGAGCCGAAGTTGGTCGCGGCCGACTTGCTGAACGCCTCTTTGAACGCATCGAAAGAGCCGAACGCGCTGTTGATCGCATCGGCCAGCGCACCGCTCGGCTCGCCGCCGCCGGTCGGGCTCAGACAGTTCCAGTAGAAGGTGTGGTTCCACACCTGCGCAGCGTTGTTGAACACGCCGCCCGACGACTTCATGATGATGTCTTCGAGGGTCATGTTTTCGAACTCGGTACCCGGGATCAGGTTATTCAGGTTCGTCACATAGGTGTTGTGGTGTTTGCCGTAGTGATACTCGAGGGTTTCTTTCGAGATCGTCGGCTCGAGGCCATCCATCGGATAGGGCAGGGCGGGAAGTTCGTGCGCCATTATTTAACTCCTTGGTCGTCATTAATGCGGAACCGGGTCCCGCGCTCGTTTGACCAGGATTCTAGGGACTGCACGTCGACACTTTCAACCGTATCGTGCGCGAGGAAGTCCGAATTTTTGCAGGTTGCGCGATCGCTGCTATTGCCACTGTGGTCTTCGCGACAGATGTCAACGGATGATGACGCGCGGCACTTCGTGCGGCTTACTGTTTGATATCTCAGCAATAGCCTTTGGCAACCCGGCGGCTGCATCGGGTGTAATACGAGGCGGAAATGACGCAAATGCAACAGCGGAACGGTGACTATCCGACAATATGAATCCGGCTGAACTCAATATCTTTTCCAGCCGTCTCAACGCCGTGTGTGAGGAGATGGGCCTGGTTCTGCGTAATTCGGCGTTCTCGCCGAATATCCGCGATCGCCTCGATTTCTCGTGCGCCGTGTTCGATTCACAGGGTGAGCTGTGCGCGCAGGCCGCGCATATCCCGGTGCATCTCGGCAGCATGGCCTATGCGATGCGCGACATCGTTGCCGGCATCGATTGGCGTGCGGGCGATCAGGTCATGCTCAACGATCCTTTTCTGGGCGGCACGCACCTGCCGGACGTCACGGTGATTGCGCCGGTGTTCTGCGACGAGCGGTTGATCGCCTTCGTCGTCAATCGTGCGCACCACGCCGATATCGGGGCGGCCTCGCCGGGTTCGATGCCGATTTCTTCGAGGCTCGACGAGGAAGGCGTGGTCATCGAGCCCGTGCACCTGCTGCGCGATGACGTCTTCGTCGGCGATGTGCTCGACCGCGTCACCCAACAGACACGCAACCGGGCCGAATCGCGCGGCGACTTCAGCGCCCAGGTGGCGGCCAATCGCGCCGGGGCACGGCGGCTGCAGGGCTTGATCAGCGGCTACGGCAGCGCTGCGTTTGTCGCCGGTATCCAGGCGCTGAATGACTATGCAGAACGCCTGGCACGCGCCTCGCTGGCCGAGATCCCGGCCGGGCGCTACAGCTTCACCGACTTTCTCGACGACGATGGTCAGGGCAACCGGGATATCCCGATCAAGGTCACGCTGATCGTCAGCGGGGCCGGCATTGTTGCCGATTTTGATGGTACGGCCGCCCAGGTCGACGGCAACGTGAACTGTCCCCTGGCCGTGGCCGCGGCGGCCGTCTACTACGTCTTCCGCTGCCTGATGCCGGCGCAGATGCCGGCCTGTGCAGGGGCGTTTCGACCGATTTCTTTGAGTGCTCCCGGGGGCTGCCTGCTGAATGCCCGCAAACCGGCCGCGGTCGCCGCGGGCAACGTCGAGACCAGCACGCGTGTGGTCGACGTGGTGCTCGGTGCGTTGGCCGAGGCGTTGCCCGAACGCATACCGGCAGCCAGTCATGGCAGCATGAACAACCTCGCGATGGGCAGTGCCACACCAGGCGCAGCGTGGGATTATTACGAGACCATCGGCGGTGGCATGGGGGCCGGGCCGGCCGGTGGCGGCCTCAGTGGCGTGCAGACGCATATGACCAACACCCTGAACACACCGGTCGAGGTGCTCGAAAGCCGTTTCCCGTTGCGTGTCGAGCGCTACGCCCTGCGAGGCGCATCGGGCGGAGAAGGCCGTCGCCGAGGCGGCGACGGCCTGGTGCGCGAATACCGATTTCTGTCAGCGGCGCATTTCACTTTGCTTACCGAGCGTCGCGGACACGCGCCGTGGGGCGTGCAAGACGGCGGCGCCGGCATGGTCGGCCGAAACCTGTTGAATGGTGAGCTGCTGCCCTCCAAATGCGAGGGCAACCTCGCTGCAGGCGACCGCCTGCGTATCGAGACCCCCGGCGGCGGTGGCTGCGGAAGTCCTTTGAACGAGAAATCCTGACATGTGTGGTATCTGTGGTGAATTGCGCTTCGATGCGCAAGCGGTCGAGTCCGGGCTGATCGAAAGAATGCTACCGGCGCTTGAAAGGCGTGGCCCGGACGACGCCGGAGTATGGCGGCAGGGTCGTGTTGCGTTTGGCCATCGCCGGCTGTCGATCATCGACCTGTCAGCGCGTTCGCATCAGCCGATGGTCGACGATGAATTGAGCCTGGTGTTCAACGGCGCGATCTACAACTACCGCGAACTGCGCAGCGAGCTGCAGGCCAAAGGTCACACCTTCGCTTCGGGCGGTGACACCGAGGTGATCCTCAAGGCCTACCGCGAGTGGGGTAACGATTGCCCGCGCTATCTGCACGGCATGTTCGCCTTTGCGATCTGGGACGAGCGCAAGCAACGGCTGTTCGCCGCGCGCGACCGCTTCGGCATCAAGCCTTTCTACTATGCCGTAGACGATAAACGCCTGCGCTTCGCGTCGAACACCCAGGCGCTGCTCGCCGGCGGCGGTATCGATACCGCGATCGATCCAGTCGGGCTGCATTTTCAATACACCCTGCATGCGGTGATCCCGGCACCGCACACGATCCTGCGCGGCATCCGCAAGCTCGAACCCGCCCATTCGCTTGTCGTAGAGGCCGACGGCCGACAGCAACTGCAGCGCTATTGGGAACTCGATGCCACGCGTCTGCCCGAGGCGCGCAGTGAACAGGAGTGGGTCGACGCGACCCACGAGGCACTGATGGCAGCCGTGCGCAAGCGCAACGACGTGGCCGACGTGCCGGTCGGCGTATTGTTGTCGGGCGGCCTGGATTCGAGCCTGCTGGTGGCGCTGTTGGCTGAGATCGGCGTCGAGGGATTCCACACCTTCTCGGTCGGCTTCGAAGACCAACCGGAAGAGAAGGGCAGCGAATTCGAGTATTCCGACCAAGTGGTCGAACGCTACCAGCCAATCCACCACAAGTTTCTGGTGCCCAACGAGCAGGTGCTCGAACGCCTGCCCGAAGCGGTCGATGCGATGGCCGAGCCGATGTTCGGCCAGGATGCCGTGGCCTTCTATCTGTTATCCGAACAGGTCTCGCAGCACATCAAGGTCGTGCAGTCAGGGCAGGGGGCGGATGAGGTATTCGGCGGTTATTTCTGGTATCCGCGCATGCTTGCCGAGACCGAAGGGTCCCGCCTTGATCGCTTTCGCAAACACTATTTCGATCGTGACCACGACGAGTTTCTGAATATGGTGACACCGCCCTACCGTGGCGACGACCATACCGGCGCGTATATCGGCAAGCGCCTGGATGACGGCCTGTCGGGCGACTTTCTCGATGCCGTGTTGAAACTGGATGTGACGACCCTGATTGTCGATGACCCGGTCAAGCGGGTCGACAACATGACCATGGCCTGGGGGCTGGAGGCGCGTGTGCCGTTTCTCGATCACCACCTGGTCGAGGTCGCGGCGCGTTGCCCGGTCGACCTCAAGCTCAAATCGGACGGCAAACACCTACTCAAGCGCATCGCGCGCGGCATCGTGCCCGATGCGGTAATCGACCGGCCCAAGGGCTATTTCCCGATGCCGGCGCTGAAGTATGTGCGCGGTGAGTTTCTGGATTTCATGCGCGACATCCTCGATTCCCAGGCCTGCCGGCAGCGCGGCCTGTTCGATCGCGGGTATGTCGAGCGCCTGCTGGCCGCCCCAGAGATGCACCACACGCGCATCATGGGCAGCAAGCTGTGGCATCTGGCGCTGCTGGAGTTCTGGCTGCAACGCAACGTGGACAACGCGCCCTCGGTATAGGCCACCGGTTGGTCGGAACGGCCGTAGTGGGCGTGGGGAATCTTCGATCAAGGGCCTGTTACACTGTCCAGCACTTGAAAAACGAGCGTTCGGCCATAATTTGGCGGGATCGGCGCAAATCAATCGAGGTGGTGAGATGGACGTATTGGAACGAATCAAAGGCCAGGTAGAAGACAACCCGATCATTATCTACATGAAGGGTACGCCGCAGTTCCCCCAGTGCGGCTTTTCATCGCGCGCAGCTGCGGCATTGCAGGATTGCGGCGAGAAATTCGCCTACGTCAACGTGCTGGCAGATCCTGAGATCTTCGAGAATCTGCCGCGGTTTGCCGATTGGCCGACCTTTCCGCAGGTGTATATCGATGGTGAACTGATCGGCGGCTGCGATATCACGCTGGAGATGCACGCCAGTGGCGACCTGAAGAAAGCGGTGGGCGAAGCAGCCAAGAAGTGGCCGGCGGAAGAATCGGGCAGTTGACCGGATAGGCTCCACCAACGCAGCTAAAAGGCGGCTTCGAGCCGCCTTTTTTGTTTTGTAAGGGCGTGTCCGCCAAGTAGGGTCGGCTAGCCGCCGGCCACCTGCATCCACGGATGTTCGCTGAATGCCGATTGCCAACGGTTGACGATCCCGCAGAACAGTTCG
This window encodes:
- a CDS encoding superoxide dismutase; translation: MAHELPALPYPMDGLEPTISKETLEYHYGKHHNTYVTNLNNLIPGTEFENMTLEDIIMKSSGGVFNNAAQVWNHTFYWNCLSPTGGGEPSGALADAINSAFGSFDAFKEAFSKSAATNFGSGWTWLVKNSDGSVEIVNTSNAATPMTDGKTALLTVDVWEHAYYIDYRNARPKYLEEIWKLVNWDFVASNFGG
- a CDS encoding hydantoinase B/oxoprolinase family protein; the encoded protein is MNPAELNIFSSRLNAVCEEMGLVLRNSAFSPNIRDRLDFSCAVFDSQGELCAQAAHIPVHLGSMAYAMRDIVAGIDWRAGDQVMLNDPFLGGTHLPDVTVIAPVFCDERLIAFVVNRAHHADIGAASPGSMPISSRLDEEGVVIEPVHLLRDDVFVGDVLDRVTQQTRNRAESRGDFSAQVAANRAGARRLQGLISGYGSAAFVAGIQALNDYAERLARASLAEIPAGRYSFTDFLDDDGQGNRDIPIKVTLIVSGAGIVADFDGTAAQVDGNVNCPLAVAAAAVYYVFRCLMPAQMPACAGAFRPISLSAPGGCLLNARKPAAVAAGNVETSTRVVDVVLGALAEALPERIPAASHGSMNNLAMGSATPGAAWDYYETIGGGMGAGPAGGGLSGVQTHMTNTLNTPVEVLESRFPLRVERYALRGASGGEGRRRGGDGLVREYRFLSAAHFTLLTERRGHAPWGVQDGGAGMVGRNLLNGELLPSKCEGNLAAGDRLRIETPGGGGCGSPLNEKS
- a CDS encoding N-acetylglutaminylglutamine amidotransferase — encoded protein: MCGICGELRFDAQAVESGLIERMLPALERRGPDDAGVWRQGRVAFGHRRLSIIDLSARSHQPMVDDELSLVFNGAIYNYRELRSELQAKGHTFASGGDTEVILKAYREWGNDCPRYLHGMFAFAIWDERKQRLFAARDRFGIKPFYYAVDDKRLRFASNTQALLAGGGIDTAIDPVGLHFQYTLHAVIPAPHTILRGIRKLEPAHSLVVEADGRQQLQRYWELDATRLPEARSEQEWVDATHEALMAAVRKRNDVADVPVGVLLSGGLDSSLLVALLAEIGVEGFHTFSVGFEDQPEEKGSEFEYSDQVVERYQPIHHKFLVPNEQVLERLPEAVDAMAEPMFGQDAVAFYLLSEQVSQHIKVVQSGQGADEVFGGYFWYPRMLAETEGSRLDRFRKHYFDRDHDEFLNMVTPPYRGDDHTGAYIGKRLDDGLSGDFLDAVLKLDVTTLIVDDPVKRVDNMTMAWGLEARVPFLDHHLVEVAARCPVDLKLKSDGKHLLKRIARGIVPDAVIDRPKGYFPMPALKYVRGEFLDFMRDILDSQACRQRGLFDRGYVERLLAAPEMHHTRIMGSKLWHLALLEFWLQRNVDNAPSV
- the grxD gene encoding Grx4 family monothiol glutaredoxin, with product MDVLERIKGQVEDNPIIIYMKGTPQFPQCGFSSRAAAALQDCGEKFAYVNVLADPEIFENLPRFADWPTFPQVYIDGELIGGCDITLEMHASGDLKKAVGEAAKKWPAEESGS